The Cotesia glomerata isolate CgM1 linkage group LG9, MPM_Cglom_v2.3, whole genome shotgun sequence region CTTGGTGCTAATTTAAAGACTGAATTTCAAGGATTTTAAGTGCTGAAGGAAGCTAACTGTGATTGATGATTATTCATTGATCATTCAAGGGCTGACGTTGTTTTTATTGAACAAAAAGCTTATAAATTGGTGGGGGTTACGCGTTTTGGACGCGGTGCCCACAACGGGCGCAGATGGGAgctagttttataaatttaaagtggGTGGTAAAACCCACAGTTAAACACTTACTATCGAAGGTGcctaaattatttgaatttttaaataataagagTCTAGACCGCCGAGTCTTTGGTATCATACCTTGTACTGAATTGTTTAAACTCAATCAAGCTGGAATTGATGGAGTTGGAGAATATTGTAGCCAATACCGTTTATCTCAAAGCACGAgaaggtatttttttatttatttatttatttatttatttattcaagtattgtaatttatgtttattaaattCCAGGCGGTGGTGACAGTAATAAAGGTAAAAGCAAAAAATGGCGAAAGATACTCCAATTTCCCCACATATCTCAATGCATTTATTTACAAGATAAGCTTGGTGAGTTTATtgagtttattattaatagaggatttttttattttattaaatattttttttgtttagatATTAAGTACAGCTATGTCGTTGATCAACAACCTATCGGGCGAGTGCTCTTTAGGCAATTTTGCCAAGATTTAAAACCTGCCTATCATCGCTTCAATCTTCTGCTAGATGCCATTGAAAAGTATGAAATAGAAATAGACGAAAATCGAATAGAGTTAGCCAAAGACCTGTATGAACAGTATTTGAAACACGAAAATTCTGAAGTTTCGGGCATTCTTAATGATTCGGTGATATCCCAGTGCGAGGAACGTCTCAGTTCTGCGGgaaaagatttatttgttCAAGTGTCTTCGATTGTTAAAAACTATCTTGCCGGTGAACCTTTCTTGCAATTTCGTTCTAGTTTCTACTTCTATAGgtaagttatttaaattaatcttattttatttgataaataattaacttgattaaagaaaaataattacaaaagttGAAagatattagaaatttttttagaattttacggcaataaaattatttatttatttatctattcaaTTTAATCGGTCCTAGAACAAGTGTTGCCTAAGGTAAAGTACATAATATAACATTCATAGTGAGTAATTTCATATACATAAAAGTaaaacatatattatatataaagttaattaatttgaattattgtgaaaaattctagttgaaaaaattcaaaaaaattattagtgaaaattttgaggaacatttttttattttaattgatttgttataaaaataaaaaaaattgacaattgtcagctaactttagttttataaaaaaaaaaacattatttttggttcaagtaaattattcttgatttaaaaattttcatgcttgataaaaaacaatcaaactcttcaaaattattttcttgatttaaaatttttttcttgaatcaagttaattttttggtaattatttacaagttatTTACCATAattaggtgaaaaattaacaatttcaattttttttttattctgcttgtttttacggcgcatttattataaaaaatgtaatagaaaaaaatgaagatgtcgatagcttttttaccttcaaaaattgaaaaaaattttagctctcgtgtttttggataaaatttctattttatattttttggaaaagtacataaaaaacgtacaatttttttgaaaatttgtaaaaattgtgataatcaactttttttttcatttataagttcattttatgtatttttcaaaaaaaaaatatcaataaaatcaaatagaaatttcgttcaaagaaataaaaattaaaattcacagaaaaaacaagatgacactggatatcatcccagattatactcagagatatctgtggtgaaaaaaaatttcagataataactagaaaaatccagattatactgcgtgatatctggattatactcattgtaatctggattatactagctactttctgaaattttttttcactcaagtATAATtcgggatgatatccagtgtcatcttgttctttccgtgtggTTGACTTGTGAATatttaccaatttttttttatcaatgtgtattatttaaaataaatttttttgactcgaCAATTGaataacataatttattaacaggtACCTACAATGGAAGTGGTTAGAATCACAGCCAGTAACTTACAAAACCTTCAGAATGTACAGAGTACTAGGAAAAGGCGGATTTGGAGAAGTATGTGCCTGCCAAGTTCGAGCGACTGGAAAAATGTATGCGTGCAAAAAGCTGGAGAAGAAACGAATAAAAAAACGCAAAGGCGAATCTATGGTACTAATAGAGAAAAACatactccaaaaaataaactcTAAGTTTGTAGTATCTTTGGCGTACGCATATGAAACAAAAGATGCACTCTGTCTCGTGCTAACAATAATGAATGGTGGTGATcttaaatttcatatttacaaTATGGGCGGTGAACCAGGTTTTGATATCAATAGAGCTCGATTTTACGCCGCTGAAGTGGTTTGTGGTCTCGAGCATCTTCATCTTCAAGGCATTGTTTATCGTGACTGTAAACCCGAGAACATACTTCTTGATGATCATGGACATGTGAGGATATCCGATCTCGGATTGGCCGTTGAAATTTCTGAAGGCGATATGGTGCGTGGTCGAGTGGGTACTGTTGGTTACATGGCGCCAGAAGTTattgataatgaaaaatacACCTTCTCACCCGACTGGTTCAGCTTCGGTTGTCTCGTTTATGAGATGATCGAGGGTCAAGCGCCGTTCAGAGCCCGGAAAGAGAAAGTTAAGCGCGAAGAAGTTGATCGACGTGTCAAGGAAGATCAAGAAAAATACTCTCACAAATTTACCGAGGAGGCCAAGAATTTGTGTCAACAGTTACTGAAGAAAAATCCAAAGAATCGGTTAGGGTGCAAGTGTGGTAGATACGGTGCGAAGGAAGTTAAGCTTGATAGTTTCTTTCAGTGCTTGAATTGGAAAAGAGTCGAGGCTGGTATGTGGGACCCGCCATTTATTCCAGATGTAAGTTGttgcttaattttattttatttttttaatgtaaataatctGAGTTATTAGgagaataagtgaaattttgtgtccaagatagtcatatgataaaatcagtttttttagtaaaatttaatgtcattgcaTAAGTCTCGACttaaatttgtgccttttcaaggtttcatttaATTCTCAGCGATAGCTAATTTATTGTGATTAGTACTTAGGCAGCTTTAGAAAaagctctatctctagatacataattaagagataaccttgtatcttgtgaactattgacattttttaagatataagctcatcctgatgttacacttatagaggcctttcatttgagtacccacatcaatttttcatatatttatatatattatatgggtgattctctgtaaggatgtcttaaatctgtacaaaattgtccgatcaaattatttttgattttattagaaaaaaaaattaacaatggctacaaaattatcagcttaatcataataaataaacagccgatttaatttttgtttttttcgatatttgtgtgtcttttgccatataacatgacaggggactgtttgccagcaggctgtttttttttttttttttttttatcaaattgagaaaaatcaagcaaactatttcaatgcattcaacttttcaagttctcaatgaatgtttacattaattagaataatattaagacttatggatccaattttataaataaattataaataaaaatagttgccaggggactgagttttgaagtggcctagacacatatttccagcacaaacggtgctttgacactaaataaaatggcgataaagcgctgACAGccgccctatggttattaactcaaggctagttagatccttataaaccttacaagaggtaaaataacacgctagatttttttttttagctttgaacttctggcaggggactgatcttaaaatgcctgggacaaactttggtttaatgaatttaatgaaacaaattaattttcggtactttttattgaagaagattgttagttaactaattaagttcataaaaattatgaaccaaattatatattatggacgaataacttaaaatttaatcttaaagttttaattttgggaatgggacagcccaggggactgttatttcggtggtttacgaatgtatagcaaaaaaaccaaaatttatttcattttagttttcaatgctccaaatagaaatgtttttttactttcgtaacaaattttttttagtaacaaaataacaatttttgcaataaaaaaatgcctgggacagcgaaaaacatccttacagagaatcacccacatatatttatatatgaaaaatatatcaaaatgcatgtgggtatttaaatgaaagctcttgatgagtgtaacatcgggatgagcttatatctttaaaaacgtcaatatttaagaaagtacagtgcaatttaacaaaagtcattatttaataaagcaaaatttaatttatttataatccaaAAGTCccggcagtcacgtagtgactgcatgATTGCTAgttacaatattaataatgtaaaaacatttttttttagcctcACGCGGTCTATGCAAAAGATGTATTAGATATTGAACAATTTTCAACTGTAAAAGGAGTTAATTTAGACGCAACAGACGATACATTTTACAGCCAATTTAATACTGGCAGTGTCTCAATACCGTGGCAGAATGAGGTAATACTATTATGTCGAGTAACATAATTAATCTATAAATTGATTATAGTGATCAATAGTTTAAATCATGTTAGAGAAATGTAGAGTGTAATGAGATTacgtattaaattattacagatGATTGAGACTGAATGCTTCAAAGAGCTTAACGTACTCGGGCCAGATTGCTCACCCACGcctgatttattaataaattatccgCTGACAAATAATGATAGCCGTGGTTGCTTTCcatttagaagaaaaaaaaagcaaaatgcCCGAACAAGACAGATACCGATATCCGATGGACATTTACTTGAATTATCTCAGAGTCAAGGATCTGAATTGCCAGCCAGCTGATGACCTATGGTAAGCGTAGTAAATTTAACAACTGCTTCGGCAAAAGTTTGTTCATCTTCATCTAGGTACTTTTTATGTCGGAATTGTTTTATTGGTAATTCTACGAAATAATAATCTCACGTGATGTCACGTATGTATGTCTATGCTTGACTACgtcaatttaatattaaaaaaaatttatcattaaataattaattgttggtGAGATGCGAGTAGAGGCTGTGAAAGCAGTTATTTAACCAGGCATTTTACAactttattaatgaaatttagattttaaatagcacaaaaattttcatttgaaacTAACGCACTTTTCTATACtgttaaacttttatttatttagctgTTTACttgctaaatttaattaatagtgtTTCCTTTACtcaatatttactaataataataataatattaaaaataaaaataatattaattaatggaAATATAACTAATaatgatataaattaaaaatataataccaaataaatttaataaatttgtctcGGCTGAATCGCACATTTATAAtcgataataaaaaaggtgtttaaaattaaaatttaaaataatgcaCAAAATCTAACAGAGTGTCAATGTAAATTTAGTTatcaaatactttttaatttaaaaaaattactctgactttaaagaaatatatagactatatacatatacaaatACAGATAATGAAATAATACAGTAGCATTTtataaacagtaaaaaaaggTCGATATTTTGAATTAACGTCGAAAGGCTCaacaaaaatgaattattaatatttcgaTAAATTATACTTGTAATTattgtgtaaattttttttttttaatattgttaaatttattttctatcatTCCATTTACTGtaccatatttattattattattattattataattacggTTGTTAATTTTGTTTCTCTCGACGTAGCGTAACAGTTAAACCGACGAATTCCATATAATAggaattattatatttaaaaataattttaagcgaaattttggatttatttattaaataatattcgattagttaataattatttatgcagttaagaaattattttacaaaacaaCACGAAAAGAataagatgacactggatatcatcccctTAGGTATTAGATAATACATCTTATTAGAtaatatcatcccagattatactgagtaaaaaaatatttcagatagtagctagtataatccagattacaatgagtataatccagatatcacgcactataatctggatttttttagctactgtctgaaattttttttcaccacagatatcactgagtataatctgggatgatatccagtgtcatcttgttctttccgtgaaattaatcaaataaaaatagtgtaaaaaaaaacaagagaCGGTAAACCGTTAAGCATTTTGACCGtccgttaaaataaaaaatacgtaaCTATAGTGAATTAAAATTGGCTGCATAAAACGATTAGTTCAATTTGGATCACATCAAATAAGCTTATcgaacaaattaaataattataaaaaataaataaaaaaaaatataaactatagAATTGCAATTAAACTACTCGAGGGATTTGGTCTCCGTGAGACTTTTGTGTTATGGCCTATTCGCgtagtaattttttacgaatttttttaaatctttacttttttaaagataaaaaaaaatataatatcatttataagaagtaataattaattcaaaattatttaatgaatcaaTGCACGATTCAACTAGTCACAGTactcatataaataaaataattgccCCACGAGCACTGCGCACTACAGCAACAGTGCAAGCAATCAcctattatataataataacaacaacaacaataataaataataacagatACTATCatgatgattataataaaataataataaaaattttaattaatatgcTGGAGTACATCTATAGTAAttgaaatgacaatttttattaattatttgtatatCAGGAATGTGGGCCAGATAAGATCgtaataacaaattacattattatttctgcgACGTATGGTCATTTATTAGACCTTCCTCAGGCATCTGAAAATTATACAAGTTAATAACcaacaaaataatataattataatattttactatAATACGAATTACAACAACTATTATCTTATATTGCACAGTTGGTGGGGacgtataaaatattttttttcgggaatcaaCGTAGTTTCGTCCGAAATGTgcaaaaatgcaaaaaaaaaatttttatatgccCTTATGGCTCCTGGGACCCACCTCggatgccaaaagggcgtctaataaaaattctattttttttttctgtcaaaaaaaaatttttagtttgaaaaaaaattttttttttggcatttctgcacatttcatgaaaaaatacgtcagttcccaaaaaaaattttttttttcgggaatcaaCTTATTTTTGAATGGAACGTgcaataatgtaaaaaaaaaattttctcccaactaaaaatttttttttcacagaaaaaaaaatagaatttttattatacgcccttatggcatctgtaacgcaatataaattgtcataaaattaacaaaattgatcgatttgttaattaatagtattattaaaaaaataaagtataacatcgacgttctaattagcaattggtctaactcctaattttttaacattttg contains the following coding sequences:
- the LOC123271771 gene encoding G protein-coupled receptor kinase 2, whose translation is MELENIVANTVYLKAREGGGDSNKGKSKKWRKILQFPHISQCIYLQDKLDIKYSYVVDQQPIGRVLFRQFCQDLKPAYHRFNLLLDAIEKYEIEIDENRIELAKDLYEQYLKHENSEVSGILNDSVISQCEERLSSAGKDLFVQVSSIVKNYLAGEPFLQFRSSFYFYRYLQWKWLESQPVTYKTFRMYRVLGKGGFGEVCACQVRATGKMYACKKLEKKRIKKRKGESMVLIEKNILQKINSKFVVSLAYAYETKDALCLVLTIMNGGDLKFHIYNMGGEPGFDINRARFYAAEVVCGLEHLHLQGIVYRDCKPENILLDDHGHVRISDLGLAVEISEGDMVRGRVGTVGYMAPEVIDNEKYTFSPDWFSFGCLVYEMIEGQAPFRARKEKVKREEVDRRVKEDQEKYSHKFTEEAKNLCQQLLKKNPKNRLGCKCGRYGAKEVKLDSFFQCLNWKRVEAGMWDPPFIPDPHAVYAKDVLDIEQFSTVKGVNLDATDDTFYSQFNTGSVSIPWQNEMIETECFKELNVLGPDCSPTPDLLINYPLTNNDSRGCFPFRRKKKQNARTRQIPISDGHLLELSQSQGSELPAS